A genomic stretch from Oreochromis aureus strain Israel breed Guangdong linkage group 17, ZZ_aureus, whole genome shotgun sequence includes:
- the LOC120434030 gene encoding uncharacterized protein LOC120434030, translating into MFLCHLSEICVTHFCPSTDKIEVLTLTLVLLCTVSGFSHRLTFAQIDGWKSNDQSDLRSKERSDVFTSAEMRNNRAENITEESTQMTKTEEQRGERNTSERNPTRKLVEKIKTVKERRGDGLTSQIETEMEENTEREMTTAGSIEGLFVKKSGEGYTPEIFLTSSLLQEGTNREIYSAPDTAEYVDTDKEVASKMRENGLNLDPDSKTETHNESRRLTRTGKKGKIGNDHDAVIPEEAKRNRTDVKVKRSDQIERLKQKMVEEEREGELVAGISHQEKRRAAQTIKEIGDKEKGAKKSEDIAHAVYKELIEKEDQVLINNVASPLRIFPTQVENATIQIITRSQNKPPAYHISPSLPVTPTQIPPDSSHPPTLYTTDSFRSPSVNIHIPNSVSHSTDLTESPGGHLKRKETGVKAGSVKEDVMVKNVLLKPAWKEVQTHRAEDKGEINRVVQPYEGEFIFLVQTATTQPNEAKFFTREPNPTSKINGVLSAEAPRLAHKSNTSQSMGKYRNVELMENYTKLTGKQNKASSPQPQLNKSSAKPQLGTAKTPSPRPVKNNKQSKNKTIKKSKEKRRKKNNKAQKPPKKKKEIFPPTHFPYFMDNYCPIECACYGRVVQCSDKGVDKVPYGIPYNSRYILLMNNYINSIQLDLLNQYDSMEFLVLSNNRLTDGSIEGAFEEVPALKRLYLDRNLLQSVPADLPASLEELRLDNNRLTMMSKAAWAQCPGLLVLSLSNNSLGNNSIPNGVLSPLGNLRTLNLDRNMLISVPLGLPLSIKELYLKGNLLESFGRGAFNGKSGLVVLDLSANRLTNKGLDRDSFLNTTFLESINLEGNRLKQVPQHLPPSLKTLNLEGNFISSIKKSAFRSLKKLEHLGLAWNKIFKVTTGAFRMLPVLHQLDLSHNTLKLVPRQLPKGLHSVALKHNKIQSVPRDAFCWGNKSLSGLVKVQLEHNFIDMAKLDAHAFRCLRGFQVVHFY; encoded by the exons ATGTTTTTGTGTCACTTGTCTGAAATTTGTGTTACTCATTTTTGTCCCTCAACAGATAAAATTGAAGTGCTCACACTCACGCTCGTCCTGCTGTGCACTGTCTCTGGATTTTCACACA GACTGACTTTCGCTCAGATAGACGGATGGAAGAGCAATGACCAGTCTGACTTGAGAAGTAAGGAGCGTAGCGATGTTTTTACATCTGCAGAGATGAGAAACAATCGTGCTGAAAATATTACTGAGGAATCCACTCAAATGACAAAAACCGAGGAACAGAGGGGTGAAAGGAATACCTCAGAGAGGAACCCTACTAGAAAGCTTGTCGAGAAAATAAAGACTGTGAAGGAAAGAAGGGGAGATGGACTGACTTCACAAATAGAAACAGAAATGGAGGAAAACACAGAGCGTGAAATGACCACAGCTGGCAGTATAGAAGGACTCTTTGTAAAGAAAAGTGGTGAAGGGTACACCCCTGAGATATTTCTCACAAGTAGTCTTTTACAAGAAGGAACAAACAGAGAGATCTACTCTGCACCAGACACAGCTGAATATGTAGATACAGATAAAGAAGTTGCATcgaaaatgagagaaaatggACTGAATTTGGACCCTGACTcaaagacagagacacacaatgAGAGCAGGAGACTGACACGTActggaaaaaaagggaaaataggTAATGATCATGATGCAGTGATACCAGAGGAAGCGAAGCGCAACAGGACAGATGTGAAAGTGAAGAGAAGTGATCAAATAGAGAGGCTGAAACAAAAAATGGTtgaagaggagagagaaggagagctAGTTGCAGGGATCAGTCATCAGGAGAAGAGAAGAGCGGCACAAACTATAAAAGAAATAGGAGACAAGGAGAAAGGCGCAAAAAAGAGTGAGGACATAGCCCATGCAGTCTATAAGGAATTAATAGAAAAAGAAGATCAGGTATTAATTAACAACGTTGCATCTCCTTTAAGGATATTTCCTACTCAGGTAGAAAATGCCACAATTCAAATTATCACCCGTTCTCAAAATAAGCCTCCTGCTTATCACATCTCCCCTTCACTTCCTGTCACACCCACACAAATTCCTCCAGACTCCTCTCACCCTCCCACCCTTTACACCACGGATAGTTTTCGGTCTCCTTCTGTCAATATTCACATTCCTAACTCAGTCAGTCACAGCACAGACTTAACAGAGAGTCCGGGAGGCCATCTCAAGCGGAAAGAAACGGGAGTGAAGGCTGGCTCAGTTAAAGAAGATGTAatggttaaaaatgttttgttgaaaCCAGCATGGAAAGAggtacaaacacacagagcagaggaCAAGGGGGAAATAAACAGAGTTGTGCAACCATATGAGGGTGAATTTATCTTCTTGGTccaaacagcaacaacacaacCCAACGAAGCAAAGTTTTTCACCAGAGAGCCAAACCCAACATCAAAAATAAATGGCGTTTTATCTGCTGAAGCGCCTCGGCTTGCACACAAATCAAACACGTCGCAGTCGATGGGCAAATACCGAAATGTTGAACTGATGGAGAATTACACCAAACTTACAGGGAAGCAAAATAAAGCATCTTCTCCACAACCACAGCTGAACAAATCTTCAGCCAAACCACAGCTCGGAACTGCCAAAACACCTTCACCGAGGCCAGTGAAAAAcaacaagcaaagcaaaaataagACCATCAAGAAGTCCAAGgaaaagagaaggaagaagaaCAATAAAGCCCAAAAgccaccaaagaagaagaaagaaatcttCCCACCAACGCACTTTCCTTACTTTATGGACAACTATTGTCCAATCGAGTGTGCCTGCTATGGAAG AGTGGTCCAGTGCTCAGACAAAGGTGTGGATAAGGTTCCTTATGGTATCCCCTATAATTCCCGCTACATCCTCCTTATGAATAACTACATCAACAGCATCCAGCTGGACCTGCTAAATCAATATGACTCTATGGAGTTCCTTGTACTAAGCAACAATCGTCTCACAGATGGTTCCATTGAGGGAGCTTTTGAAGAGGTCCCAGCTCTGAAACGCCTCTACTTGGATAGGAATCTCTTACAAAGCGTGCCAGCAGACCTTCCAGCTTCTCTGGAGGAGCTTCGTCTGGATAACAACCGCCTGACCATGATGTCGAAGGCAGCCTGGGCACAGTGCCCTGGCCTCTTGGTTCTGAGCCTCAGCAACAACAGCCTTGGGAATAATTCAATTCCTAATGGCGTGCTCTCTCCTCTGGGGAACCTGCGCACTCTGAACCTGGATCGCAACATGTTGATCTCAGTACCTCTGGGGTTACCATTGTCAATCAAAGAGCTCTATCTTAAGGGTAACCTCCTTGAGAGTTTTGGCAGAGGAGCTTTCAACGGGAAATCAGGGTTGGTGGTGTTGGACCTGAGTGCAAACAGACTGACAAACAAAGGGCTAGATAGGGATTCCTTCCTCAATACAACATTCTTGGAAAGCATCAACTTAGAGGGGAACAGACTAAAACAGGTGCCACAACACCTTCCTCCATCTCTTAAAACTCTAAATTTGGAGGGAAACTTCATATCTTCCATAAAGAAATCAGCTTTCAGAAGTTTGAAAAAGCTAGAGCACCTAGGCTTAGCAtggaataaaatatttaaagtgacAACAGGTGCATTCAGGATGCTGCCCGTACTGCACCAGTTAGACCTGAGTCACAACACACTGAAACTGGTGCCCAGACAGTTACCTAAGGGTTTGCACTCAGTAGCACTCAAGCACAACAAGATTCAGTCAGTGCCTCGTGATGCTTTCTGCTGGGGCAATAAAAGTCTAAGCGGACTTGTGAAAGTGCAGTTGGAGCACAATTTCATTGATATGGCAAAGCTGGATGCACATGCCTTCAGATGCTTACGGGGCTTCCAGGTGGTGCACTTCTACTGA